One Microplitis demolitor isolate Queensland-Clemson2020A chromosome 2, iyMicDemo2.1a, whole genome shotgun sequence DNA segment encodes these proteins:
- the LOC128669017 gene encoding uncharacterized protein LOC128669017 yields MQRRPIPAREERDRRVRERMAQEPGRFRDETHCRTWMRRERKNAYLAQLARMGLPAPPSRLRTPRPDLPPPPAPVVPATSAKELLPCHLVVAKKPRQAARCVGQNIAHCPEL; encoded by the coding sequence AGAGAAGAGCGAGACCGCCGAGTTCGCGAACGCATGGCTCAGGAGCCGGGGAGATTTCGCGACGAGACTCATTGCCGCACTTGGATGCGCCGGGAGCGCAAGAACGCTTATCTGGCTCAACTTGCCCGCATGGGGTTACCAGCCCCGCCATCTCGTCTTCGCACGCCTAGGCCAGATCTTCCGCCGCCACCTGCTCCAGTCGTTCCGGCCACTTCAGCAAAGGAGTTGTTGCCGTGTCATCTTGTGGTCGCGAAGAAACCCCGACAGGCAGCCCGATGCGTTGGGCAAAACATTGCTCATTGTCCCGAGCTGTAG
- the LOC103576931 gene encoding uncharacterized protein LOC103576931, whose amino-acid sequence MDFDLQRYLTEKENLEESYIVQWRRGNIETWKNYDAYVIEVSHSCKNLEREIVRLEGIVSPLKPIQVHTKKPKIVKENRKKDCSSVERNNNSYDKSSISDNHDIFIEDDDNDTDFITTSKKVLKHNQQIKDGLNLLFNEIQEIKVAQNELKQDYGKARNPNNAENEQVEIGYPGSNVHVTRQQYETANSRDNFSKMTISLINALFSKETLIQSNCCGGKSRIQKDAPTRPGLNPIIIDAVKETVKNKFPREYRRGLFGMAINNYLNDLRRLQKQSNIIDDGDNVNDNKSNDGDSS is encoded by the exons ATGGATTTCGATTTACAGCGCTatttgacagaaaaagaaaatttagaagAAAGCTATATTGTTCAGTGGCGACGAGGAAATATAgaaacatggaaaaattatgaTGCCTATGTAATCGAGGTCTCgc attcctgtaaaaatttagaaagAGAAATAGTAAGATTGGAAGGGATAGTTTCTCCACTGAAA cCGATTCAAGTTCATACAAAAAAGCCTAAAATTGTTAAAGAAAATCGAAAGAAAGATTGTTCCTCTGTTGAAAGAAACAACAATAGTTACGATAAAAGCAGTATCAGTGATAACcatgatattttcattgaagatgatgataatgacaCGGATTTTATTACGACGagcaaaaaagttttgaaac ATAACCAACAGATTAAAGATGgtctcaatttattatttaatgaaatacaGGAAATTAAAGTTGCTCAGAATGAACTAAAACAAGATTATGGCAAAGCAAGAAATCCAAATAATGCTGAGAAtgaacaa gTGGAAATCGGTTATCCAGGTAGTAATGTTCATGTTACACGCCAACAGTATGAAACTGCAAATAGTCGCGACAATTTTAGCAAAATGACGATTTCTCTTATCAACGCCTTATTTTCAAAAGAGACCCTCATTCAAAGTAATTGCTGCGGTGGAAAGAGTAGAATTCAAAAAGATGCTCCAACTCGACCTGGATtaaatccaataattattgatgCCGTGAAAG aaacTGTCAAAAACAAGTTTCCTCGTGAATACAGGCGTGGTTTATTTGGGATggccataaataattatttgaatgattTGCGTCGTTTGCAAAAGCAGTCCAATATTATTGACGATGGTGATAATGTTAATGATAATAAGAGTAATGATGGAGACTCTTcataa